One stretch of Pandoraea oxalativorans DNA includes these proteins:
- a CDS encoding DNA-3-methyladenine glycosylase I: MERCPWSEGFEQYRQYHDQEWGVPLRDSRELFELLMLEGAQAGLSWSTILKKRETYRKAFDNFDPARIAKYGPEDEARLMADPGIVRNRLKVNGVIKGAKAYLAMEASGTRFSDFVWQFVGGETLQNRWTSLSEVPATSAASDAMSRALKKAGFTFVGSTICYSFMQAAGMVNDHLVACPRHKAVKTLAANGAKNSDAPARKRRAGASSATIAPDESGSA, from the coding sequence ATGGAACGCTGTCCGTGGAGTGAAGGCTTCGAGCAATATCGTCAGTATCACGATCAGGAATGGGGCGTGCCGTTGCGCGACTCCCGCGAGTTGTTCGAATTGCTCATGCTCGAAGGGGCGCAGGCCGGGTTGTCGTGGTCCACGATCCTGAAGAAGCGCGAGACCTACCGCAAGGCCTTCGACAATTTCGACCCGGCCCGTATTGCGAAGTACGGACCGGAGGACGAAGCGCGGCTGATGGCCGATCCCGGCATCGTGCGCAATCGTCTGAAGGTCAATGGCGTCATCAAGGGGGCCAAAGCGTATCTGGCGATGGAAGCCTCGGGGACGCGCTTCAGTGACTTCGTCTGGCAGTTCGTGGGCGGTGAGACGTTGCAAAACCGCTGGACGTCCCTTAGCGAAGTCCCGGCAACGTCCGCCGCGTCGGACGCCATGAGTCGTGCGCTGAAGAAGGCGGGATTCACGTTCGTGGGATCCACCATCTGCTATTCGTTCATGCAGGCCGCTGGCATGGTGAACGATCATCTGGTCGCGTGCCCGCGTCATAAAGCGGTGAAGACGCTGGCGGCCAACGGGGCAAAAAACAGCGACGCACCGGCCCGGAAACGCCGGGCAGGGGCGTCGTCGGCTACAATCGCGCCTGACGAATCAGGATCTGCCTAA
- a CDS encoding IS256 family transposase, whose translation MKKIMKETNGRKAQTKSALDELIQQGARQIIEQAVEAELASMLEQYSNVRSIDGRRAVVRNGYLPEREVVTAIGPVPVRVPKVRDRSGSGIRFNSAVVPPYVRKSARVSAALPWLYLRGISTGDMSEAMGIMLGGQVSGLSPNVVSRLKAQWADEHAQWNQRELSLARWVYWWADGIHTGVRSDDSDGQCLLVIIGVKPDGTKERVAISDGYRESKASWAELLLDLKKRGLQSGPLLACGDGAMGFWAAMEEVFPQTKHQRCWFHKMGNVLNALPKSQQARAKKAMQDIWMAATRAEALVAFNHFVDTHSAKYPKVVEKLTQDRDELLAFYDFPAEHWQHLRTTNPIESTFATVRHRTKRTRNCVSRATFLGLAFKLIESAEDSWRRIRAPEKIATMLDGMTFKDGEPVTDSTPAQQPLAA comes from the coding sequence ATGAAGAAGATTATGAAAGAAACGAACGGCAGAAAAGCACAAACGAAGAGCGCGCTCGATGAACTGATCCAGCAAGGCGCGCGGCAGATCATCGAGCAGGCAGTCGAAGCGGAACTGGCGAGCATGCTTGAACAGTACAGCAACGTGAGGTCGATCGACGGTCGGCGTGCCGTGGTGCGCAACGGCTACCTACCAGAGCGCGAAGTCGTCACGGCCATCGGTCCGGTGCCGGTTCGGGTACCGAAGGTGCGTGATCGCTCGGGTTCGGGCATCCGCTTCAATTCGGCGGTCGTGCCGCCGTACGTTCGCAAATCCGCACGCGTGTCGGCCGCACTACCGTGGCTGTACCTGCGAGGCATCTCGACGGGCGACATGAGCGAAGCCATGGGCATCATGCTGGGCGGCCAGGTCAGCGGCCTGTCGCCAAATGTGGTGAGTCGTCTGAAGGCGCAATGGGCCGATGAGCATGCTCAGTGGAATCAGCGTGAGTTGTCGTTGGCGCGCTGGGTGTACTGGTGGGCTGACGGCATTCACACCGGCGTGCGCAGCGACGATTCCGACGGCCAGTGCCTGTTGGTGATCATTGGTGTCAAACCGGACGGAACGAAAGAGCGTGTGGCGATCAGTGACGGGTATCGGGAATCGAAGGCGTCGTGGGCCGAACTGCTGCTCGATCTGAAAAAGCGCGGTCTGCAGTCAGGGCCGCTGCTGGCTTGCGGAGATGGTGCGATGGGATTCTGGGCAGCGATGGAAGAAGTGTTCCCGCAGACCAAGCATCAGCGCTGCTGGTTCCACAAGATGGGCAACGTGCTCAACGCGCTGCCGAAATCGCAGCAGGCCCGCGCCAAAAAGGCGATGCAGGACATTTGGATGGCCGCCACGCGTGCCGAAGCGCTGGTTGCCTTCAATCACTTCGTTGATACCCACTCGGCAAAGTATCCGAAGGTGGTCGAAAAGCTGACGCAAGATCGCGACGAGCTGCTGGCATTTTACGATTTCCCGGCCGAACACTGGCAGCATCTGCGCACGACGAATCCGATTGAATCGACCTTCGCGACGGTGCGTCACCGCACCAAGCGCACGCGTAACTGCGTCTCGCGCGCGACGTTCCTCGGCCTGGCATTCAAGCTGATCGAGTCGGCCGAAGACTCGTGGCGGCGCATCCGCGCCCCCGAAAAGATCGCGACGATGCTTGACGGGATGACGTTCAAGGATGGAGAGCCGGTGACCGACAGCACACCGGCTCAGCAGCCCCTGGCCGCCTAA
- a CDS encoding ABC transporter ATP-binding protein, with protein sequence MTQPTATQRAHATAHEYAHFAAAREGTSRASSFLTLRNICLSYGERAILRGVDLAVAPGELVSVLGPSGSGKSTLLRIAAGLLAPSDGTVIVDGTPLTGPRPDVALAFQDPCLLPWLSVERNVAFGLTFARQPALSRETRRTRIDAALTEVGLSHAHHLHPRQLSGGMAQRVALARCLARQPRALLLDEPFGALDEVTRADMQRLLVTVVRDTGAATVLVTHDIDEALLVSDRIVLLGNQGRTLAQWQIDVPSPREAQVQALGALRIEILEALQLAMSRDTTSAQAALHTSPHTR encoded by the coding sequence ATGACCCAACCCACGGCGACGCAACGCGCGCACGCAACCGCCCACGAGTACGCACATTTCGCCGCAGCGCGCGAGGGCACCTCGCGCGCATCGTCATTCCTGACGCTGCGCAATATCTGCCTGTCGTACGGCGAACGGGCAATCCTTCGCGGCGTCGACCTCGCGGTCGCGCCGGGCGAACTCGTCTCCGTACTCGGCCCAAGCGGTTCAGGCAAATCCACGTTGTTGCGCATTGCCGCCGGACTGCTTGCACCGAGCGACGGCACCGTCATTGTGGATGGCACCCCGCTCACGGGTCCACGCCCCGACGTGGCGCTCGCCTTTCAGGACCCGTGTCTGCTGCCCTGGCTGTCGGTGGAGCGCAACGTGGCGTTCGGCCTGACGTTCGCACGACAGCCCGCACTCTCGCGTGAAACGCGGCGCACGCGTATCGACGCCGCGCTGACCGAAGTCGGCTTGTCCCATGCGCATCATCTGCATCCTCGCCAGCTTTCCGGCGGCATGGCGCAGCGCGTGGCACTCGCGCGTTGTCTCGCGCGTCAACCGCGTGCGCTGCTCCTCGATGAGCCGTTTGGCGCACTTGACGAAGTCACACGCGCCGATATGCAACGTCTGCTGGTGACCGTGGTGCGCGACACCGGCGCGGCGACGGTCCTTGTCACGCACGACATCGACGAGGCGTTGCTGGTCTCCGACCGGATCGTGCTGCTTGGCAATCAAGGTCGCACGCTCGCGCAATGGCAGATCGATGTCCCCTCTCCGCGCGAAGCCCAGGTACAGGCGCTTGGCGCCCTGCGCATCGAAATTCTGGAAGCACTGCAACTTGCGATGTCCCGCGACACAACATCCGCTCAGGCGGCACTTCACACATCACCTCACACACGTTAA
- a CDS encoding SDR family NAD(P)-dependent oxidoreductase, producing MQDLKGKFVLITGASTGIGAAAATAFAAQGANVAVHFNRSADKAQAVAEAVRAHGVKAMTVAADVQDTGAIDAAVAHVLDGFGRIDVLINNAGSLVKRTPFTEVTDAYFDDVLNVNARSVVAFSRAVVPAMRKQGGGAIVNVTSIAARHGGGPGALIYAAAKGFVSTLTRGMAKELMPDRIRVNAVSPGVIMTPFHEQFSTQAQIDAFRQSIPMGRLGEPDECSGAFLYLASETLASYVTGQIIEVNGGQLML from the coding sequence ATGCAAGATTTGAAAGGCAAGTTCGTGCTGATCACGGGCGCGAGTACCGGCATCGGGGCGGCAGCGGCGACGGCGTTTGCCGCGCAGGGCGCGAACGTGGCGGTGCACTTCAACCGCTCGGCCGACAAGGCGCAAGCCGTGGCCGAAGCGGTGCGCGCGCATGGCGTGAAAGCCATGACGGTCGCGGCCGACGTGCAGGACACCGGCGCCATCGATGCCGCTGTGGCCCACGTGCTCGACGGCTTCGGCCGCATCGACGTGCTGATCAACAACGCGGGCAGTCTCGTCAAACGCACCCCGTTCACGGAAGTGACGGACGCCTATTTCGATGACGTCCTCAACGTCAATGCACGCTCGGTCGTGGCGTTCTCGCGCGCGGTCGTGCCCGCCATGCGTAAGCAGGGCGGCGGCGCGATCGTCAACGTGACGTCGATTGCGGCGCGCCACGGTGGCGGTCCGGGCGCACTGATTTACGCAGCGGCGAAGGGTTTCGTGAGCACGCTCACGCGAGGCATGGCCAAAGAGTTGATGCCCGACCGTATTCGCGTGAATGCCGTCTCGCCGGGCGTGATCATGACGCCGTTCCACGAGCAATTCAGCACGCAGGCGCAGATCGACGCCTTCCGTCAGAGCATTCCGATGGGGCGCCTTGGCGAGCCCGACGAGTGTTCGGGGGCGTTCCTGTATCTCGCGTCTGAGACGCTGGCGAGCTATGTGACCGGTCAGATCATCGAGGTCAATGGCGGACAACTGATGCTGTAA
- a CDS encoding acyl-CoA dehydrogenase family protein translates to MSTSASQQGLAARAPALATWLDAHSETLDTDATLCGEVVPQLASAGLLRVGVPVELGGTGGTIGDAIESVADVAAHSFAAAFVFWGQRTFIEYLLQSPNQALRDRLLPALLRGDLAGATGLSNAMKYLSTIEPLQIRATDVPTVASSGAGSAASSWRVNGGLPWITNLRKQGFVAAAAIDHEAGGPPSIFAIAHNAPGVQRSDDLDLIGLRGTNTAALQMTDTPLSDDDRITDNAPAWLVRVRPAFLGLQCGMSLGLARRSLDATSAGGPAARAAVADDVAALTDHLASLTTRLKSGVLQGEFVDTPATLFKLRISLAELVHDAATLEVQTAGGRGYLRGLSGVARRQREAAFVPIVTPSLVQLKNQLAAQSARQLKTGTVT, encoded by the coding sequence ATGAGTACCTCCGCCAGCCAGCAGGGTCTCGCCGCCCGCGCACCGGCACTCGCAACGTGGCTCGACGCTCACTCGGAGACGCTCGACACGGACGCCACGCTTTGCGGTGAAGTGGTGCCGCAACTCGCCAGCGCCGGATTACTGCGCGTTGGCGTTCCGGTTGAGCTGGGCGGTACCGGTGGCACGATTGGCGATGCGATCGAAAGCGTTGCCGACGTTGCCGCGCATTCGTTCGCGGCGGCCTTCGTCTTCTGGGGACAACGCACGTTCATCGAGTACCTGCTGCAAAGCCCGAATCAGGCGTTGCGCGATCGTCTGCTGCCTGCCTTGCTCCGCGGAGACCTGGCGGGCGCGACCGGCCTGTCGAACGCGATGAAATACCTGTCGACCATCGAGCCGTTGCAAATCCGGGCGACGGACGTGCCCACCGTGGCCTCGTCTGGCGCCGGTAGCGCCGCATCGTCGTGGCGCGTGAACGGTGGCTTGCCGTGGATCACGAACCTGCGCAAGCAAGGCTTCGTTGCCGCCGCAGCCATCGACCACGAGGCGGGCGGGCCTCCGTCGATCTTCGCCATCGCACACAACGCGCCGGGGGTGCAACGCAGCGACGACCTGGATCTGATCGGTCTGCGCGGGACCAACACCGCCGCACTTCAGATGACGGACACACCGCTGAGCGATGATGACCGCATCACCGACAATGCACCGGCGTGGCTCGTGCGCGTGCGCCCGGCCTTTCTCGGGCTGCAATGCGGCATGTCGCTGGGTCTCGCGCGGCGCAGCCTCGACGCCACCAGCGCAGGCGGCCCGGCAGCCCGTGCTGCGGTGGCGGACGACGTGGCCGCGCTCACCGATCATCTCGCGTCCCTCACAACGCGTCTGAAATCGGGCGTCCTGCAAGGCGAATTTGTCGACACGCCAGCAACCCTGTTCAAATTGCGCATCTCGCTCGCGGAACTGGTTCACGACGCCGCCACACTGGAAGTGCAGACCGCGGGCGGACGGGGTTATCTGCGCGGACTCTCGGGCGTTGCCCGACGTCAACGCGAGGCCGCTTTCGTGCCTATCGTGACGCCGAGTCTCGTGCAACTAAAGAACCAACTGGCGGCGCAAAGCGCACGGCAACTCAAGACCGGAACGGTTACATGA
- a CDS encoding ABC transporter substrate-binding protein has product MCQISRREWLKLASMMTVAGAAPLLASAAARAAAEPDAPLRIGYLPITDATPLLVAHNNGYFEQAGIKAEKPTLLRSWAQLIEAFLSGQVNVVHLLSPMTVWARYGSQAQAKVVAWNHVNGSAITVANDVDKIGDLGGKTFAVPFWYSIHNVVLQGLLAANGLTPVLKKSGTPAANEVNLIVMAPSDMPPALAAKQIAGYIVAEPFNAAAENLKVGKVLRFTGDVWKNHACCVVTMHERDLTSRPEWSQKVVDAIVKAQAWTREHPADAARLLSKEGQNRYTPHPFQVLQRVLAPDASEQGRYLADKAILHADWHEKRIDFQPYPYPSYTEALVRHMQKTQVEGNAQFLAKLDPSFVARDLVDDRFVKKSIAAAGGMKAFGLPDGFTRQEVIVV; this is encoded by the coding sequence ATGTGCCAAATTTCCCGCCGCGAATGGCTCAAGCTCGCTTCTATGATGACCGTCGCAGGAGCGGCCCCGTTGCTCGCATCGGCCGCTGCGCGTGCCGCCGCCGAGCCGGACGCGCCCTTGCGCATCGGCTATCTGCCGATTACCGACGCCACGCCCCTTCTCGTCGCGCATAACAACGGCTATTTCGAACAAGCGGGCATCAAGGCGGAAAAGCCGACCTTGTTGCGCAGTTGGGCGCAACTGATCGAAGCGTTTCTGTCCGGACAGGTCAACGTCGTTCACCTGCTCTCGCCGATGACGGTCTGGGCGCGGTACGGCAGTCAGGCACAGGCCAAGGTCGTCGCCTGGAATCACGTCAACGGCAGCGCCATCACGGTGGCCAACGACGTCGACAAGATTGGGGATCTGGGCGGCAAGACCTTTGCGGTGCCGTTCTGGTACTCGATTCATAACGTGGTGCTGCAGGGATTGCTTGCCGCGAACGGCCTGACGCCGGTACTCAAGAAGAGCGGAACGCCCGCCGCCAACGAGGTCAATCTGATCGTGATGGCACCGTCGGACATGCCGCCCGCCCTCGCCGCAAAACAGATCGCGGGCTATATCGTCGCCGAGCCGTTCAATGCGGCAGCCGAGAACCTCAAGGTCGGCAAAGTGCTGCGCTTTACCGGCGACGTCTGGAAGAACCATGCGTGCTGTGTCGTGACGATGCACGAGCGCGACCTGACCTCGCGCCCGGAATGGTCGCAGAAGGTCGTCGACGCCATCGTCAAGGCGCAGGCGTGGACACGCGAGCACCCCGCAGATGCCGCGCGCCTGCTGTCCAAGGAAGGTCAGAACCGCTACACACCGCACCCGTTCCAGGTGTTGCAGCGCGTGCTGGCGCCGGATGCTTCCGAGCAGGGCCGCTATCTCGCCGACAAGGCCATCTTGCATGCCGACTGGCACGAGAAACGCATCGACTTCCAGCCCTATCCCTATCCAAGCTACACGGAGGCGCTTGTGCGTCACATGCAGAAGACGCAGGTCGAAGGGAATGCGCAGTTCCTTGCGAAGCTCGACCCGTCGTTCGTCGCACGCGATCTCGTCGACGACCGCTTCGTGAAAAAGAGCATTGCCGCCGCCGGTGGCATGAAGGCTTTCGGGCTGCCGGATGGTTTCACCCGTCAGGAGGTGATCGTTGTCTGA
- a CDS encoding ABC transporter permease yields MTPRSARHAWLGLAGLAGIVLIWWLGISLLTTPGSLASQFSPAAALNALPDLIRDEQLGLHILASLRRIAVGLAWAVVLGVPLGFLIGRVRWLDKALTPSLQFLRMVSPLSWMPIAVMSLGVGDPAVYFLLAFAALWPLVMSTAAGVTHIDRRWVQLGESLAATRWEMLWHVYVPGIAAHVLTGVRLAIGILWIVLVPAEMLGVNAGLGYLILDTRDRLAYSELTAVILVIGVLGFALDWAARFIYRRFSGAMQDE; encoded by the coding sequence GTGACGCCCCGCTCTGCGCGCCACGCGTGGCTCGGCCTTGCGGGGCTCGCAGGCATCGTACTGATCTGGTGGCTGGGCATTTCGCTACTCACCACGCCCGGCTCTCTCGCGTCGCAGTTCTCGCCTGCGGCCGCACTGAACGCCCTGCCCGACCTGATCCGCGACGAGCAGCTTGGCCTGCACATCCTCGCCAGCTTGCGACGTATTGCGGTCGGGCTGGCGTGGGCTGTGGTGCTGGGCGTACCGCTGGGCTTTCTGATCGGGCGCGTGCGCTGGCTGGACAAGGCCCTCACACCATCGTTGCAATTCCTGCGCATGGTGTCGCCGCTGTCGTGGATGCCGATTGCCGTCATGTCGCTCGGCGTGGGCGACCCTGCCGTGTATTTTCTCTTGGCCTTCGCCGCCTTGTGGCCGCTGGTGATGAGCACGGCGGCCGGTGTGACGCATATCGACCGACGCTGGGTACAACTCGGTGAAAGTCTGGCGGCGACCCGCTGGGAAATGCTCTGGCATGTCTATGTGCCAGGCATTGCAGCGCATGTCCTCACGGGTGTGCGGTTAGCCATCGGAATCTTGTGGATCGTACTGGTGCCCGCAGAGATGCTGGGCGTGAATGCAGGTCTGGGGTATCTCATCCTCGATACGCGTGACCGGCTGGCGTACTCGGAACTGACCGCCGTCATTCTGGTGATCGGTGTGCTTGGCTTCGCGCTCGACTGGGCAGCACGCTTCATCTACCGGCGCTTCAGTGGCGCAATGCAGGACGAGTAG
- a CDS encoding pseudouridine synthase, translated as MCRKLIQSGAFAIDGVVHDNFRESVDPKGLQFTLDGESWDYREHVYILLNKPEGFECSTSPTHHEGVHSLLPLPLAVRGVQPAGRLDQDTTGMLLLSDDGPFLHAMMSPRRHVPKRYVATTKHPVTDEMLQALRDGVLLRDETEPLSATDVMSPSSHEIALTITQGKYHQVKRMVAAAGNRVEGLVRTAIGGLPMGTLGLGEWRYLSPDELLSLPYEVPLSAK; from the coding sequence ATGTGCCGCAAGCTCATTCAATCCGGTGCTTTCGCCATCGACGGCGTTGTGCACGACAACTTCCGGGAATCGGTGGATCCGAAGGGCCTTCAGTTCACGCTGGACGGCGAGTCCTGGGACTACCGCGAGCACGTCTACATTCTGCTCAACAAACCTGAAGGCTTCGAGTGCTCGACGAGCCCGACGCATCACGAGGGCGTGCATTCGCTGTTGCCGCTCCCGCTCGCCGTACGTGGCGTGCAACCGGCCGGCCGTCTCGATCAGGACACCACCGGCATGCTGCTGCTCTCCGATGACGGTCCCTTCCTGCATGCCATGATGTCTCCACGCCGCCACGTGCCCAAACGGTATGTCGCGACGACCAAGCACCCAGTGACGGACGAGATGTTGCAGGCATTGCGCGACGGCGTACTGTTGCGCGACGAGACCGAGCCGCTCTCTGCAACAGACGTCATGAGCCCGTCATCGCACGAAATCGCTCTCACGATCACACAAGGGAAATACCATCAGGTCAAGCGGATGGTGGCCGCCGCAGGCAATCGCGTGGAAGGTCTGGTGAGAACCGCCATCGGCGGCTTGCCGATGGGCACGCTCGGACTCGGTGAATGGCGTTACCTGTCGCCGGACGAATTGCTGTCGTTGCCGTACGAGGTTCCGCTGTCCGCCAAGTGA
- a CDS encoding AraC family transcriptional regulator gives MGEYCGVYQASTGGHQRASFHVVLDGGCYLHVGADGGREASTTELSAGDAVFLLSDVPHALTPSATPPADLSVRLGKMTPLPPAPHEPIRSASRSSVALACGFFEFRTDLDMLVLGLLPNPIIARHASGRLDGMTQVFALIQAEARRPGDTPSPLLARLTDLLFYYALREAVHAEDVAPGMWRLMRRDAFGRLAAAIIESPGERWTTDSMADFVHMSRARFCKQFAEVGGQPPAHFVTLVRMKTAAALLRAGVSLPEAAEQVGYQSESAFAQAFKRVIGIQPGAWRRQAASAGAQPAATAVATYPVH, from the coding sequence GTGGGTGAGTACTGTGGCGTGTATCAGGCGTCGACGGGTGGGCATCAGCGGGCGAGTTTCCATGTGGTGCTGGATGGCGGGTGTTATTTGCACGTGGGTGCCGACGGGGGCCGCGAGGCAAGCACGACCGAGTTGAGTGCGGGGGATGCTGTTTTCCTGCTTTCTGACGTTCCTCACGCGTTGACGCCATCCGCGACACCTCCGGCGGACCTGAGCGTCAGATTAGGCAAGATGACGCCGCTACCGCCTGCGCCGCACGAACCCATCCGATCAGCCTCCAGATCTTCTGTTGCCCTCGCTTGCGGCTTCTTCGAATTCCGCACCGATCTCGACATGCTGGTACTTGGCTTGCTGCCGAACCCGATCATTGCGCGTCACGCGAGCGGTCGACTCGACGGCATGACGCAGGTTTTCGCGTTAATCCAGGCAGAAGCACGCCGCCCTGGCGACACGCCCTCCCCACTACTCGCCCGTCTCACCGACCTGCTCTTCTACTACGCATTGCGCGAAGCGGTACACGCAGAGGACGTTGCCCCAGGGATGTGGCGTTTAATGCGCCGCGACGCCTTCGGCCGACTGGCGGCGGCGATTATCGAGTCCCCGGGCGAGCGTTGGACGACGGACAGCATGGCGGACTTCGTGCACATGTCGCGCGCGCGATTCTGCAAGCAATTTGCGGAGGTTGGCGGACAGCCGCCAGCGCACTTCGTAACGTTGGTCCGAATGAAGACGGCGGCTGCACTCCTACGCGCGGGCGTCTCTTTGCCGGAGGCGGCCGAGCAGGTGGGTTACCAGTCGGAGTCGGCCTTTGCACAGGCTTTCAAACGTGTGATCGGCATCCAGCCGGGGGCATGGCGTCGGCAGGCGGCCAGCGCGGGCGCTCAGCCCGCGGCAACCGCCGTCGCCACGTACCCGGTGCACTAA
- a CDS encoding carboxymuconolactone decarboxylase family protein: MSRLPLHTVETAPEASRPFLEKSLAANGFLPNLVASLANAPTALETYLTVGAINGRASLTLAEREVVQITAAGIHGCGFCVAGHTAVALKKAQLPEALVNEIRDQAKLSDARLDAVANFTRAVIATRGAVSDAEFTAFKSAGFDDAAALEVVLGVSLATLCNFANNLSQNELNPQLAAYRWEPKAQAA, encoded by the coding sequence ATGAGCCGACTGCCATTGCACACTGTTGAGACAGCCCCGGAGGCGAGCCGTCCGTTTTTGGAGAAGTCACTGGCGGCGAATGGTTTCCTGCCTAATCTGGTGGCGTCGCTGGCGAACGCACCGACGGCACTCGAAACCTATCTGACGGTGGGCGCGATCAATGGTCGCGCGAGCCTGACACTGGCCGAGCGCGAGGTCGTGCAGATCACGGCGGCCGGGATTCACGGCTGCGGCTTTTGCGTTGCCGGGCATACGGCCGTGGCGCTGAAGAAGGCGCAACTCCCCGAAGCCCTCGTGAATGAAATCCGCGATCAGGCCAAACTCTCCGATGCCCGCCTCGACGCCGTCGCGAATTTCACGCGCGCCGTGATCGCCACGCGCGGCGCGGTGTCGGATGCCGAATTCACCGCCTTCAAATCTGCGGGTTTCGACGATGCCGCCGCCCTCGAAGTGGTGCTTGGCGTCTCGCTCGCCACGCTGTGCAACTTCGCGAACAATCTTTCGCAAAACGAACTGAACCCGCAACTGGCGGCTTATCGCTGGGAACCGAAGGCGCAGGCGGCATGA
- a CDS encoding 23S rRNA (adenine(2030)-N(6))-methyltransferase RlmJ, whose amino-acid sequence MFSYRHAFHAGNHADVLKHFIAVECIDYMRQKDTAFWYIDTHAGAGGYALDGKWADKTGEYETGIGRLWARNDLPPALADYVALVREFNPDGKLSYYPGSPYFALQLLGDRDRLRLFEAHPTEQEVLRENFEAQGRAVARRTMIFGADGFAGLKTILPPAPRRGFTLIDPSYEDKRDYTRTTQTVQEGLDRFPTGMYAVWYPLVQRREAAQLPERMKRLTIDEKPIKNWLHVALTVCNPVPGGMGLHGSGMFIVNPPYMLQDTLKTTMPYLVKALGQDKGAQFLLEGKQS is encoded by the coding sequence ATGTTTAGCTACCGCCACGCCTTCCACGCCGGCAACCATGCCGACGTACTGAAACACTTCATCGCCGTTGAATGCATCGATTACATGCGCCAGAAAGACACGGCGTTCTGGTATATCGACACGCACGCCGGCGCGGGCGGCTACGCGCTCGACGGCAAGTGGGCCGACAAGACGGGCGAGTACGAGACGGGCATCGGCCGTCTGTGGGCGCGTAACGATCTGCCTCCGGCGTTGGCGGACTACGTTGCGCTGGTCCGTGAGTTCAATCCGGACGGCAAGCTGAGCTACTACCCCGGCTCGCCGTACTTTGCGCTGCAACTGCTGGGCGACCGCGACCGTCTGCGCTTGTTCGAGGCGCATCCGACCGAACAGGAAGTGCTGCGCGAGAACTTCGAAGCGCAGGGGCGTGCCGTCGCACGCCGCACCATGATTTTCGGGGCCGACGGATTTGCCGGTCTCAAGACGATTCTGCCGCCGGCGCCGCGCCGGGGGTTCACGCTCATCGACCCGTCCTACGAGGACAAGCGCGATTACACGCGCACCACGCAGACCGTGCAGGAAGGGCTCGACCGCTTCCCGACCGGCATGTACGCCGTGTGGTATCCGCTCGTGCAACGTCGGGAGGCTGCGCAATTGCCGGAGCGCATGAAGCGGCTGACGATCGACGAGAAGCCGATCAAGAACTGGCTGCACGTTGCGCTGACGGTCTGCAATCCCGTGCCGGGTGGTATGGGGTTGCACGGCAGCGGCATGTTCATCGTGAACCCGCCGTACATGCTGCAAGACACGCTCAAGACGACGATGCCGTATCTCGTCAAGGCGCTCGGACAGGACAAGGGCGCGCAGTTCCTGTTGGAAGGTAAGCAGAGCTGA